Proteins co-encoded in one Anopheles moucheti chromosome X, idAnoMoucSN_F20_07, whole genome shotgun sequence genomic window:
- the LOC128307346 gene encoding ras guanine nucleotide exchange factor G-like, producing the protein MPPAPPAPPPPPPPPPTISSSRVIAIANGGDANQQTNRNDRIVLMTATETTTTSLPTTVTTTASSSTTGSSFFSVHAKKGIIIPSPLAGRTNGRRLLHVADELLPASVLPSFNHKAVVSAPSRCGRKSIIIKQQQQHQQQHQQQQQQQQQQQPSQISHQLNSNNQSLLLRRQTDVNKQQHHQLLQFQPLPDPYSNVGGGGNPRNGCSTAGTSVLLQCNSNNNINQMGLSMAKGVKRQQQHLLLLRGGANSGESGAGGSRTFGRSVPAGINTTTGNNLLLPPSQTAPSSSSPPPSSSSSSSSIMAATAAAAAAAAAHALLAGRRHWRND; encoded by the coding sequence atgccaccagcaccaccagcgccaccaccaccacctccaccaccacccaccatcagcagcagtcgAGTGATAGCGATCGCGAACGGCGGTGACGCTAACCAGCAGACGAACCGAAACGATCGTATCGTGCTGATGACAGCAACCGAAACCACTACCACCAGTCTGCCAACGACGGTCACTACTACTgctagcagcagcaccacggGCTCCAGCTTTTTCAGCGTACACGCGAAGAAAGGCATCATCATTCCGTCGCCCTTAGCCGGCCGCACGAACGGTCGGCGGCTGTTGCACGTAGCGGACGAACTCCTTCCCGCCAGCGTGTTGCCATCGTTCAACCACAAAGCAGTTGTTTCGGCACCATCTAGGTGCGGCCGAAAGAGTATCATCataaagcaacagcaacagcatcaacaacagcatcagcagcagcagcagcagcagcagcaacaacaaccgtcGCAGATAAGTCATCAGCTCAACTCCAACAATCAATCGCTACTGCTACGCCGTCAAACGGACGTGaacaaacagcagcaccatcagctGTTACAGTTCCAACCGCTGCCGGATCCATACAGCAacgtcggtggtggtggcaaccCGCGCAATGGTTGCTCCACAGCCGGCACCAGCGTGCTACTGCAGTGCAACAGTAATAACAACATCAATCAAATGGGCCTATCGATGGCAAAGGGCGTaaaacggcagcagcaacatcttctgctgctgcgtgGGGGAGCAAACAGTGGCGAgagtggtgctggtggtagtAGAACGTTCGGTCGTTCTGTTCCGGCCGGTATCAACACTACCACCGGCAACAATCTGCTGCTACCGCCGTCCCAAACGGCACCATCCTCCTCGTCGCCACCGCCCTCGTCCTCATCATCGTCCTCTTCGATTATggcagcaacggcagcagctgctgcgGCCGCTGCCGCCCACGCACTACTAGCAGGGCGACGGCACTGGCGAAACGATTAG
- the LOC128307345 gene encoding serine/threonine-protein kinase tousled-like 1 yields the protein MKNKQQQQPAPKKQKKQQQQTQRQEQPEQQQQRQRTSPTRYYQQQYQEPQQKRSLDDIMLSSYYIYMSAGTQLQMAPQTTIVQQVGQVDQAASHHHHTSHHHQQQQQQQQQSHHHHQPHFSSGNNQQHHQQQQQQQVTTVLSTHQQQQQSSAAAAAAIAVVLSGSGSGGGGGGGGGGGGGSGGSGNGNGSSGGSGGSTVNSVGSATTGGGGGSGGGGGGGGGGGGGGGSGVNNNNGGTGGGGGGGVSSKGSLADTVQSTPTTTTATAGVAVTTATPGTTAALHPPIPVGNLQQQQQHHAHHAHHHHNNNKDQDSNMSTGSSHSDKEPEAIMSSPVATALPVVTTPTSEKVSRTASERKRKRKAPDDNGGPGGGGGGGVGGGGGTLGSATSGGHFRDSRDNIKGLRLSLPAHSDNKKIKDFFSKHPGLPAVASLRVSSSSSSPLVGGVTCITTIATAVGSGGSSATGPGTNSIAHGTGVTVPVGALGAISNSPHVDPGGVVGTVGSTTGPARKSPNPQQQQQQPQSPHTGGQYPMYPPSPQTPLLSVGASIGSNGNNSHNSAGPLQQQQQPDMFSSSRTQRQQAAAAGSSPSPTPSSVSAGGSGGGSGGGSNNSSVQVPPSVSAAMAAAAAVEAAKAAAATSTPSATTVLSPIITPLVSATATSGVTGSGVSIQQQQLQQYQPIVLVANNSSTSSIMLQKQPAPVGAATGQQKQTAHQAQGTQQQQQQQQSSSVVSTQQQQQRESQTQATIASQQTVSQQQTGQNSTLPGSASTNHQLQCNTANATVAGGGSISCSIGTTDHHHQRVTLVSCNTSSNSSSNGGVGSGATGGVGGTTTGSTTPSGEQASGVGSTNSPLITTSVATSTTSNSAGGQNNNSILQLPGGAVVTTTKSIGQKLQHQQTTSSTNTAPGGGGPQQQQSDSSSTSNNNGSNFGSSKFGQQQPATPTTPATTTTLMLTKFVQTDLTQADITERDHDFESSRTRVDELSRLSDEQKCQLNVHQKAIEQHKSQISKCVEVVKKLLKQKSNIEKKEARQKCMQNRLRLGQFVTQRVGATFQENWTDGYAFQELAKRQEEITAEREEIDRQKKLLMKKRPTNSEGGRKRNNSSATGGGSGSTGGTGDRGGGGPGSTGVGTGAVVAMGSSGVVGGSAGNVGGGGGASAMHNGNDSTFLKPDPVVSSNSTFTLQEYYECDEILKLRQSALKKEDADLQLEMEKLERERNLHIRELKRIHNEDQSRFNNHPVLNDRYLLLMLLGKGGFSEVHKAFDLKEQRYVACKVHQLNKDWKEDKKANYIKHALREYNIHKALDHPRVVKLYDVFEIDANSFCTVLEYCDGHDLDFYLKQHKTIPEKEARSIIMQVVSALKYLNEIKPPIIHYDLKPGNILLTEGNVCGEIKITDFGLSKVMDEENYNPDHGMDLTSQGAGTYWYLPPECFVVGKNPPKISSKVDVWSVGVIFYQCLYGKKPFGHNQSQATILEENTILKATEVQFANKPTVSNEAKSFIRGCLAYRKEDRMDVFALAKHEYLQPPVSKHNRSSNAQNQHAGGQNSSTSGTGAGGGGGGGGGGGGGSGGSGGAGGNQVGQQTSFSTGMFGNMNQSSSS from the exons ATGTCGGCCGGTACGCAGCTGCAGATGGCACCACAGACAACAATAGTACAACAAGTTGGCCAGGTCGACCAAGCCGCATCGCACCATCACCACACGTCgcatcatcaccagcagcaacagcaacagcaacagcaatcgcatcatcatcatcagccgcACTTTAGCAGCGGCAACAatcagcagcaccatcagcagcagcagcagcagcaagtgaCAACGGTGCTGAGcacgcaccagcagcaacagcaaagtTCTGCTGCCGCCGCGGCAGCAATTGCTGTTGTCCTTTCCGGTTCTggtagcggtggtggtggtggtggtggtggtggcggcggagGAGGCAGTGGTGGCAGCGGCAACGGCAACGGCAGCAGTGGCGGCAGCGGTGGAAGTACTGTTAACAGTGTGGGCAGTGCAACGacaggaggaggaggaggtagtggaggtggaggaggcggaggaggaggtggaggAGGGGGAGGAGGCAGTGgagttaataataataacggtGGGAcgggcggcggcggcggcggcggcgtcAGTAGCAAAGGCTCCCTGGCGGATACGGTACAGTCCACGCCGACCACGACAACGGCGACAGCGGGAGTGGCGGTAACGACAGCAACACCCGGTACCACGGCCGCCCTGCATCCACCCATCCCCGTCGGCaacctccagcagcagcagcagcatcacgcTCATCacgcgcaccaccaccataacaacaacaaggaTCAGGACTCGAACATGAGCACCGGTTCGTCGCACAGTGATAAGGAGCCGGAAGCGATCATGAGCAGTCCGGTGGCAACCGCGCTACCCGTCGTTACCACCCCGACGTCCGAGAAGGTATCGCGAACAGCGTCCGAGCGCAAGCGAAAACGGAAGGCACCGGATGATAACGGTGGCCCGGGGggcggtggaggtggtggtgttggtggtggtggtggtacactGGGAAGCGCAACGAGTGGTGGTCATTTTCGTGATAGTAGAGATAATATTAAGGGTCTGCGGTTGTCGCTGCCGGCCCACAGTGATAATAAGAAgataaaagattttttttctaaacacCCGGGGCTGCCGGCGGTTGCGTCGCTCCGTGTGtccagtagtagtagtagcccGTTAGTCGGTGGTGTTACCTGCATCACTACCATCGCGACCGCCGTCGGCAGTGGTGGCAGCAGTGCTACCGGTCCCGGCACCAACAGTATCGCGCACGGTACGGGCGTTACCGTGCCGGTCGGTGCGCTAGGAGCAATATCTAATTCCCCGCACGTGGATCCGGGCGGTGTCGTTGGGACGGTCGGGTCCACTACCGGTCCCGCGCGGAAAAGCCCGaacccgcagcagcagcagcagcaaccccAATCGCCACATACGGGCGGCCAATATCCCATGTACCCCCCTAGTCCGCAAACGCCACTGCTATCGGTGGGCGCCAGCATCGGGAGCAATGGTAACAACAGCCACAATAGTGCAGGAcccctgcagcagcagcagcagccggatATGTTCAGCAGTAGTCGAACGCAGCGGCAACAGGCGGCTGCGGCCGGTTCGTCCCCTTCACCGACACCGTCATCGGTATCCGCGGGTGGCAGCGGCGGCGGCAGCGGCGGCGGCAGCAACAACTCTTCCGTACAAGTTCCTCCATCCGTCTCGGCTGCGATGGCAGCGGCAGCGGCGGTCGAGGCGGCCAAGGCAGCCGCCGCAACGTCCACCCCCTCGGCAACGACGGTGCTGTCGCCGATCATTACGCCACTGGTTAGCGCAACGGCCACGAGTGGTGTGACCGGCTCGGGTGTATCcatacagcaacagcagctgcaaCAGTACCAGCCGATCGTGCTGGTGgcgaacaacagcagcacctcATCGATAATGCTCCAGAAACAACCGGCACCGGTCGGTGCGGCTACCGGCCAGCAGAAGCAAACAGCACACCAAGCTCAAggcacgcagcagcagcagcagcagcagcaatcgtcGTCCGTGGTATcgacgcagcagcaacagcagcgcgAGTCGCAGACGCAGGCAACGATAGCATCCCAGCAAACGGTATCGCAACAGCAGACCGGTCAGAACTCAACCCTCCCCGGGAGCGCGTCGACGAACCATCAGTTGCAGTGTAACACCGCCAATGCAACAGTGGCCGGCGGTGGCAGTATTAGCTGTAGTATCGGCACGACcgaccatcaccatcagcggGTCACGCTGGTGTCGTGTAATACGAGCAGCAATAGCAGTAGTAACGGTGGTGTCGGCAGCGGTGCTACCGGTGGTGTGGGTGGCACGACGACGGGGTCAACCACCCCTAGCGGGGAACAGGCGAGCGGCGTCGGCAGTACAAACAGCCCGCTGATAACGACATCCGTGGCCACCTCCACCACGAGCAACAGTGCCGGTGGCCAGAACAATAATTCCATACTCCAGCTGCCGGGCGGTGCGGTCGTCACCACCACCAAGTCAATTGGGCAGAAGCTGCAACATCAGCAGACCACCTCCTCCACAAACACGGCACCCGGCGGTGGTGgaccgcagcaacagcaaagcgacagcagcagcaccagcaacaacaacggcagcaaCTTCGGTAGCAGCAAGTTCGGCCAGCAGCAACCGGCAACACCGACGACACCAGCGACGACGACCACGCTCATGCTGACCAAGTTCGTGCAGACCGATCTGACGCAGGCGGACATTACCGAGCGGGACCACGACTTCGAAAGCAGCCGGACGCGGGTGGACGAACTGTCCCGGCTGTCCGACGAGCAGAAGTGCCAGCTGAACGTGCATCAGAAGGCGATCGAGCAGCACAAGAGCCAAATCAGCAAATGCGTCGAGGTGGTGAAAAAGCTGCTCAAGCAGAAGAGCAACATCGAGAAGAAGGAGGCACGCCAGAAGTGTATGCAGAACCGTCTACGGCTCGGCCAGTTTGTAACGCAGCGTGTGGGCGCCACCTTCCAGGAGAACTGGACCGACGGTTACGCCTTTCAGGAGCTGGCGAA ACGTCAGGAAGAGATCACTGCCGAGCGGGAGGAAATCGATCGACAGAAAAAGCTGCTAATGAAGAAGCGGCCCACCAACAGTGAGGGTGGCCGGAAGCGTAACAATTCGTCGGCGACGGGCGGTGGCTCGGGCTCAACCGGCGGTACCGGCGATCGGGGTGGCGGTGGTCCGGGCAGTACCGGCGTCGGCACGGGTGCCGTTGTGGCGATGGGCAGCAGCGGTGTGGTCGGTGGAAGTGCCGGCAATGTGGGCGGCGGGGGCGGTGCATCGGCGATGCATAATGGCAATGACAGTACCTTCCTGAAGCCGGACCCGGTcgtcagcagcaacagcacgttCACGCTGCAGGAGTACTACGAGTGTGACGAGATACTGAAGTTGCGCCAGAGTGCGCTCAAGAAGGAGGACGCCGACCTGCAGCTGGAGATGGAGAAGCTGGAACGCGAACGCAATCTGCACATCCGCGAACTGAAGCGAATACACAACGAGGATCAG TCACGCTTCAACAATCATCCGGTCCTGAACGATCGATAcctgttgctgatgctgctcgGCAAGGGCGGTTTCTCGGAGGTGCACAAAGCGTTCGACCTGAAGGAGCAGCGCTACGTGGCGTGCAAGGTGCATCAGCTAAACAAAGACTGGAAGGAGGATAAGAAGGCGAACTATATCAA ACATGCGCTGCGGGAGTACAACATCCACAAAGCGCTCGACCATCCGAGGGTGGTGAAGCTGTACGACGTGTTTGAAATCGATGCCAACTCATTCTGCACCGTGCTGGAGTACTGCGACGGGCACGATCTGGACTTTTACCTGAAGCAGCACAAAACCATCCCAGAGAAGGAGGCACGATCGATCATAATGCAG GTCGTATCGGCTCTAAAGTATCTGAATGAGATCAAACCGCCGATCATACACTACGATCTGAAGCCGGGCAACATTCTGCTTACCGAGGGCAATGTGTGCGGTGAGATCAAAATTACCGACTTCGGTCTGTCAAAGGTGATGGACGAAGAGAACTATAACCCCGACCATGGTATGGACCTTACGTCACAAGGTGCTGGAACTTATTG GTATCTGCCACCGGAGTGCTTCGTTGTCGGTAAGAATCCCCCGAAAATCTCGTCCAAGGTGGATGTCTGGAGCGTCGGCGTCATCTTTTACCAGTGTCTGTATGGCAAGAAGCCGTTCGGTCATAACCAGTCCCAGGCGACAATACTGGAGGAAAATACAATTCTCAAGGCGACCGAGGTGCAGTTCGCCAACAAACCAACCGTATCCAATGAGGCGAAG AGCTTCATACGGGGGTGTCTCGCGTACCGTAAGGAGGACCGGATGGATGTGTTCGCACTGGCCAAGCACGAGTACCTGCAGCCACCAGTGTCGAAGCACAACCGGTCGTCTAACGCGCAGAACCAGCATGCGGGCGGACagaacagcagcaccagcggcactggtgccggtggtggcggtggcggcggtggtggcggtggcggcggttCCGGTGGGTCTGGCGGGGCCGGTGGTAATCAGGTCGGTCAGCAGACATCATTTTCCACCGGCATGTTCGGCAACATGAACCAGTCTAGTTCGTCTTAG